The following are encoded in a window of Alkalibacter saccharofermentans DSM 14828 genomic DNA:
- a CDS encoding isocitrate/isopropylmalate family dehydrogenase: MLDRIEAAKEHFGKLIEEQFARIEKMKEEKEFIDYDSLDKVIIGVVGGDGIGPYITSQAQRVLEFLLDDEAKAGKVEFRTIDGLTIENRAQHNKAIPDDVLAEIKKCHIILKGPTTTPRAGDPWPNIESANVAMRKELDLFANVRPVKVPEEGIDWMFYRENTEGAYALGSKGVHVNDDLAIDFTVTTQEGSHRIIKSAFEYAKKSGKNKVTVVTKANVVKATDGKFLDVAKEIAKDYPGVEWDDWYIDIMTAKLIDPKRRTNFKVMVLPNLYGDILTDEAAEFQGGVGTAGSANIGKRYAMFEAIHGSAPRMVEEGRGKYADPSSIMRAAVMLLEHMGKIDKAEALSSALDKCGVYEKKYVITGREDGATGAEYAEYVMETLEKL; this comes from the coding sequence ATTTTGGATAGAATTGAAGCCGCGAAGGAACATTTTGGAAAATTAATAGAGGAACAATTTGCTCGAATTGAAAAAATGAAAGAGGAAAAGGAATTTATCGACTACGACTCTTTGGACAAGGTAATAATCGGGGTAGTCGGAGGAGACGGAATCGGTCCTTATATTACATCTCAAGCACAAAGGGTACTCGAGTTTTTGCTTGATGACGAGGCAAAGGCGGGGAAAGTCGAATTTAGAACAATAGATGGGCTAACGATCGAAAATAGGGCTCAGCACAACAAAGCTATACCTGACGATGTATTGGCTGAAATAAAAAAATGCCATATAATTCTTAAAGGACCTACTACCACGCCAAGAGCGGGAGATCCATGGCCGAATATAGAAAGCGCCAACGTTGCGATGAGAAAGGAACTGGACCTTTTTGCAAATGTAAGACCTGTAAAGGTTCCTGAAGAAGGCATCGATTGGATGTTCTATAGAGAGAACACTGAAGGGGCATACGCTCTAGGCAGCAAAGGTGTTCACGTAAACGACGATCTTGCCATAGACTTTACCGTAACTACTCAGGAAGGATCCCATAGGATCATCAAATCTGCTTTTGAGTATGCGAAGAAATCAGGGAAAAACAAAGTCACTGTGGTAACAAAAGCGAATGTAGTAAAGGCTACTGATGGAAAATTCCTGGATGTTGCCAAGGAAATAGCCAAGGATTACCCTGGAGTAGAGTGGGATGACTGGTACATAGATATCATGACAGCCAAGCTGATAGACCCGAAAAGAAGGACGAATTTCAAGGTAATGGTTCTTCCGAATCTTTATGGAGACATCCTTACCGACGAAGCAGCTGAATTTCAAGGGGGTGTTGGAACGGCGGGAAGCGCGAATATCGGAAAGAGATATGCGATGTTTGAGGCTATTCACGGTTCAGCTCCTAGGATGGTAGAAGAAGGCAGAGGAAAATATGCAGACCCAAGCAGCATAATGAGAGCTGCTGTAATGCTTTTAGAGCATATGGGCAAAATCGACAAGGCGGAAGCTTTATCAAGTGCTCTTGACAAATGCGGAGTTTACGAGAAAAAATACGTAATTACAGGCAGAGAAGACGGAGCAACAGGGGCGGAGTATGCGGAATACGTGATGGAAACTCTTGAGAAGCTATAA
- a CDS encoding VanZ family protein — translation MTEKQRKWLAWSLAIAWMGVIFLFSAQQAEESARLSGGILKYLLDGISAMIPNAELNQDLFHLLVRKGAHFGIYGVLGVLVLNAVFITRGKLDIKTFLVAVAICVTYAITDEVHQMFVPGRAGMIEDVAIDTLGAAAGALFWTFLKSSDVAQ, via the coding sequence TTGACCGAAAAACAAAGAAAGTGGCTTGCTTGGTCTTTGGCAATTGCCTGGATGGGAGTAATATTTTTATTTTCAGCTCAACAGGCAGAAGAATCTGCAAGACTTAGTGGAGGAATCCTGAAATACTTATTGGATGGGATATCAGCAATGATTCCAAATGCTGAACTAAACCAGGATTTGTTTCATTTGCTTGTCAGAAAAGGAGCTCACTTTGGCATCTATGGCGTTTTGGGAGTTTTAGTTTTAAATGCAGTTTTCATTACCCGAGGGAAATTGGATATAAAAACTTTTTTAGTAGCCGTCGCAATATGTGTGACCTATGCAATAACAGACGAGGTTCATCAGATGTTTGTCCCAGGAAGAGCCGGGATGATTGAAGATGTAGCAATAGACACATTAGGAGCAGCGGCAGGCGCGCTTTTTTGGACATTTCTTAAGTCCTCCGATGTTGCACAATGA
- a CDS encoding class II aldolase/adducin family protein, whose amino-acid sequence MMESVKKQVLDIAQKAERSGLCKHRAGNFSIMDRETGYVAVTPSGIDREEMTYHDICIVDLEANVIEALTGLKPTSELLVHLALYKKRPDINAVAHTHSRFATSFAIVNKPIPAIVYECAILGLKKGYVPVAEYGRPGTMDLADKVAKAAEFADFSI is encoded by the coding sequence ATGATGGAATCGGTAAAAAAACAGGTATTGGATATCGCCCAAAAGGCTGAAAGGTCCGGGCTTTGCAAGCATCGTGCCGGTAATTTCAGCATCATGGACAGAGAAACAGGGTACGTTGCTGTGACGCCATCAGGAATCGACAGAGAAGAGATGACTTATCACGATATCTGCATAGTAGATTTGGAGGCTAACGTAATTGAAGCATTGACAGGACTCAAGCCTACCAGTGAGCTATTGGTCCATCTTGCCTTGTACAAGAAAAGACCGGATATCAACGCTGTAGCCCACACCCATTCCAGATTTGCCACCAGCTTTGCCATAGTAAACAAGCCTATCCCGGCTATCGTTTACGAGTGTGCGATTTTAGGGCTGAAAAAAGGCTACGTGCCGGTTGCGGAATATGGGAGGCCTGGAACTATGGATCTTGCTGACAAAGTAGCGAAGGCTGCAGAGTTTGCAGATTTTTCTATATGA
- a CDS encoding HD domain-containing protein has translation MKRIMKVESLLLKKIKQHDNKDFEREYPIDFEIVHMASSAAIGRILAKKRGVNSEIASIACILHDYGRIITGLQENHANNAYEPVKELLEECEDFTEEEIENIANAAKNHSSKNVIGTPIEEIVKDADVFDCWQYDIPMNRPEQKIRLEKVIKELI, from the coding sequence TTGAAAAGAATCATGAAGGTAGAGAGCCTTCTTCTAAAAAAAATCAAACAACACGACAATAAAGACTTTGAAAGGGAATATCCTATCGATTTTGAGATAGTTCATATGGCTAGCAGCGCAGCTATAGGAAGGATACTGGCAAAGAAAAGAGGAGTTAATTCCGAAATAGCTTCTATAGCATGTATACTTCACGACTACGGCCGGATTATAACTGGTCTGCAAGAAAATCACGCTAATAATGCTTACGAGCCGGTGAAGGAACTCTTGGAAGAGTGCGAAGACTTTACTGAGGAAGAAATTGAAAACATTGCAAATGCTGCCAAGAATCACAGTTCCAAAAACGTAATAGGGACGCCGATCGAGGAAATAGTAAAAGATGCAGACGTATTCGACTGTTGGCAGTATGATATCCCTATGAATAGACCGGAACAAAAAATCAGGCTTGAAAAGGTAATAAAAGAACTGATATAG